CGCCTCGTCGATCGCTGGATCGACCTCGCCACCGAACGCTCCGACCTCCAACTCGCGCAACGCACCGAAGCAGCGAAGCCGATCAAGCGCCGCTGATCACACCCGAGAACCCGGCACTCTCCAGTAAAATAATAAAATAGTCTGGACCGATTTACGATGCTGCGACGGTGGGTCGACACGCTGACCGCGCTGCATCACGGGTTCCTCGTGCGCCCGTGGTTCAAGAACGTGGCGAAGTCGCTCCGCAAAGAGCCCAAGTGGTATGCGACCGACTGGTCGGGCATCGCGGATCCGGGGCAGCGCGCCGAGACTTTCGTGGCATGCCATCTCCTGAAGGCCGTCCAGGGCTGGAGCGACCTCGGGCTCGGCACGTACGAGCTCCGCTATCTCCGCGACAAGGAGAAGCGCGAGGTCGACTTCGTCGTCATCCGCGATCGGAAGCCCTGGTTTCTCGTCGAGGTGAAGCACGCCGACACGAGCCTAAGCCCGAGCCTCGCGCACTTCCAGCGGCAGACCGGCGCGCGCCACGCGTTCCAGGCCGTCCTCGAGGAGCCGTTCGTCGACGCCGACTGCTTCACACGACGCGATCCGTGCGTCGTGCCGGCTCGAACGCTGCTGTCGCAGCTACTCTGACCCGCGTTTCGCACCGGTCCCGAGGCAACCGTCGAGATCCGACAACTTCACGAGGATGCGGTTACGATCCGGCACGGACGACCGCTCGCAGATACTCGTCGCACTCGTGTCGGAAGTCCTCGAACTCGCGGATGGGGGCTATCGGGCGAGGGCCATGGTCGCTGGCCTGGCGTCCGCCGTCGCAACGTTTTCCGCGCCATCGGCTCGCGCCGGCGCCGACAGATCCGGGATCACGAGCTCGACCACGGTCCCGCCGCTCACACCGGGCGTCACGCGGCAGTCGCCGTGGAGCAGCGCGAGGCAGGCGCGCACGAGGCTCAGACCGAGGCCGAGCCCCTCGTGGCGCCGCGCATGGCTGTCGTCGCCCTGGCGGAAGAGCTCGAAGATCCGCCCGAGCTGGGCCGGGGCGATGCCGATGCCGGTGTCGGCGACGCGGATGCGCCAGCCGCGCCCGCCGGGCGCGCGCGCCGCCTCGACCCGGATCTCGCCGCGCTCGGTGAACTTGAAGGCGTTGCCGACGACGTGGAAGAGCACCCGCCGCAGGAGCGCCGCGTCGGTCCGCACGGTCGCGGCGTCGGGGGCGATGTCGACGCAGAGCGCGGGCGCGTCCGGCGCGCCGTGGCGCGGTATCGCCTCGGCGACGTCGCGCAGGACGGCGGCGAGGTCGACCGCGGCGGGCGACGGCGTGATGCGCGCGGTCTCGGCATCGACGAAGAAGAGCATGTCCTCGACGAGCTGATGGAGATGGCGGCCGTTCGAGGTGATGCGGTCGAGGTACTCGCCCTGCCGCTGATTGATGGGCCCGGCGGCCTCCTCGCGCAGCAGCGACCCGAAGCCGAGGATCACCGCGAGCGGGGTCCGGAGCTCGTGGGACATGAGCGCGAGGAACGTGTTCTTGGCGCGGCTCGAGCGGATGAGCGAACCCGCGAGATCGCCGATGCGCTCGGACTGGGCGCGCAGGGTCTCCTCCTGCCGCTCGACCCGATGCCGCGTCGTCCCGAGCTCGGCCTCGAGGCCCGCGTGGATCGCGCCCATCGAGAGCCGCATGTGGGCGAGCGTCACGACCTGCGTGATGATGTCGCCCACGAGCTCGAGCGCGCGCTGGCTCACCAGGTCCCAGCAGATCGGCACGAGCTGCAGGCAGAGAACGGCACCCACGCACTCGCCGCCGATCGCGAGCGGGAACCCGACGACCGAGCCGCGGAGCTCGCCCGGGAGCTGGCGCCGCTCTCCGACGCCGTCACCACCCCAGCGCACGAGGGCGCGGGCCCGCACCACGTCGGCCGCGAGCGCCTGCACCGCCGCCGGGAGCGGCTCCGCCGCGCCGCCGAAGCGCTCGCTCTGGCTGAAGCTCCCGACGACGCTCGACGCCTCTGAAGCGCGGCAGCTCGTCACGACGACGCGCTCGTGCCCGAGCCCGAGGACGAGCGTCCGGGCGAGCTCGGTCGCGAGCTCCTCGAACGACGATGCCTGGTGCCCGAGCCGCGTGAGGTCGCGAATCAACGAGAGGTGCGTGAGCAGCGTGTCGTACTGTTCTTGGGCCTCGCCGACGGCCTCGCGAAAGACTTGGCTCATGGTCAATCCGCTCCGTAGAACACGCGAAGGTCGTCCTTCTGCCCCTGAAGCTGCGCCGCGATCTCGACGCAGGTTCCGAACGAGAGTCCGCCGAGGCCCCCCAAGACCGCCTCGGCCTCGGGCGCGAGCACGCCCTGCTCCATGTCGGTCCAATGGACCAGCCGATTGGCGAGGTTCACCACGACGGACGCGCCGAGCGGCGTGGCGGGGGCGAGTTCGTCGTGATGGTCGCGACACGCGTCGACGATCATCTCGGGGAGCTGCCACGAGGCGCCGAGCCACGCGCCCGCCCGCGCGTGGTCGACCCCGAAAGCGTCGCGCTCGCGGACGACGAGCGGCGTGTCGCCGCCGACGGCGGCCACCGCGTCGTAGACCGTCGTGAAATGGATGCGGAGCACGACCTTGCCGAGGTCGTGCAGGAGTCCCGCGGTGAATACCCCCTCGGGGTCGGCCGCCCTCGTGCGCTGCGCGATCGCGCGCGCTGCCGCGCCGACCAGCGCCGAGTGCTCCCACAGCGCCGTAATGCTCGGGCCCCCGCGCGACGCCATCGTCTCCCAGATCTTGATGCCGAGCGCCAGATTCTTGACCGTCGAGAAGCCGAGCAGCATCACCGCCCGCGAGAGCGAGCTCACCTCGCGCGCGCAGCCGAAGAAGCCGCTGTTGGCGAGGCGCAGGACGCGACCTGCGAGCGCCTGGTCGCGCTGCATCAGGTCGACGAGATCTTTGGCGGAGGCGCGCTCGCCGTCGACGACACGCAAGATGCGGAGCAGCAGCACCGGGATCGTCGGCACATCCTTCGAGTTGACGATCTCCGCGCGCAGTCGCGCCAGATCGTGCGCCTCCTTCGTGGCCATGCGCGCCTCCCCGCGGTGCTATCGGATGCGCCGCCCGAGAACTTGAGCCGAAGGAGACGTCCGCCATTCCGCGACGTTGCGGACCCGGAGGCGGTCGCGTATGAGCGCAGCCGTGGAGCGGCTGCTCATCACCGGGATCTCCGGGGGCCAGGGACGCCTGGTCGCCAAGCGCCTCGCCGACCAGTTCGCCGTGAGCGGCGTGGATCGGGCCCCGTGGGAGGGACATCCGGACTCCATCACGGTCCACACGATGGACCTCCGGAAGAAGAAGTTCGAGGACATCTTCCGGCGCGAGCACCCCACGGCCGTGGTCCACCTCGCCTTCGTCCGTCACTTCCGCGCCGATCCGATGGTGCGCCACGAGATCAACGTCGCCGGCACCAAGCGCCTGCTCGAATGCTGCGCGACCTACGGGGTGAAGAAGCTCGTCGTGCTCTCGAGCTCCTACGTCTACGGGGCCCTCCCCGAGAGCCCGTACTACATGGACGAGGACACGGCGCTGAACGTCAGCCGGCACTATCCCGACATCCGAGACCTCGCGGAGGTCGACACGCTCTGCAGCACGTTCCTCTGGAAGTACCCCGAGATCGCGACCGCCATCCTGCGGCCGGTGCCGACGCTCGGCTACTACGTGCACAGCGCGATCGGCGGCTACCTCAAGCTGCGCTACGTGCCGACCATCATGGGCTTCAACCCGATGGTCCAGTTCATCCACGAGGAGGATCTCGCGGAGGCGATCGGCCGCGCCATCGAGCTCGGGCTCCGCGGCATCTTCAACGTGACCGGGCCCGGCGCCGTGCCGCTCAAGGTGGCGATCCGCGAAACCGGCGGGACGGCGGTGCCGCTGCCCGAGTCGGTCGCGCGCACCACGATCGACGGGCTCTTCCGCCTCGGCCTCTACCACCTGCCGCCCGGCGCCCTCGACTTCGTGAAGTATCCTTGCACGATCGACGGCCGCCGCTTCCGCGAAGCGACGCAATTCCAACCGCTCTTCACCCTCGAAGAGATCTTCAGCAGCGTGAGGCACTGAGCGCCGATGGCCAAGTCGCCCTCGCCGAAGTCGCCGTCCGAGCGCCCGACCCGCCGCCGCGCCCGGCCGAGAGCGGTAGTCGGC
The Deltaproteobacteria bacterium genome window above contains:
- a CDS encoding SDR family oxidoreductase; amino-acid sequence: MSAAVERLLITGISGGQGRLVAKRLADQFAVSGVDRAPWEGHPDSITVHTMDLRKKKFEDIFRREHPTAVVHLAFVRHFRADPMVRHEINVAGTKRLLECCATYGVKKLVVLSSSYVYGALPESPYYMDEDTALNVSRHYPDIRDLAEVDTLCSTFLWKYPEIATAILRPVPTLGYYVHSAIGGYLKLRYVPTIMGFNPMVQFIHEEDLAEAIGRAIELGLRGIFNVTGPGAVPLKVAIRETGGTAVPLPESVARTTIDGLFRLGLYHLPPGALDFVKYPCTIDGRRFREATQFQPLFTLEEIFSSVRH
- a CDS encoding HAMP domain-containing histidine kinase, whose translation is MSQVFREAVGEAQEQYDTLLTHLSLIRDLTRLGHQASSFEELATELARTLVLGLGHERVVVTSCRASEASSVVGSFSQSERFGGAAEPLPAAVQALAADVVRARALVRWGGDGVGERRQLPGELRGSVVGFPLAIGGECVGAVLCLQLVPICWDLVSQRALELVGDIITQVVTLAHMRLSMGAIHAGLEAELGTTRHRVERQEETLRAQSERIGDLAGSLIRSSRAKNTFLALMSHELRTPLAVILGFGSLLREEAAGPINQRQGEYLDRITSNGRHLHQLVEDMLFFVDAETARITPSPAAVDLAAVLRDVAEAIPRHGAPDAPALCVDIAPDAATVRTDAALLRRVLFHVVGNAFKFTERGEIRVEAARAPGGRGWRIRVADTGIGIAPAQLGRIFELFRQGDDSHARRHEGLGLGLSLVRACLALLHGDCRVTPGVSGGTVVELVIPDLSAPARADGAENVATADARPATMALAR
- a CDS encoding HDOD domain-containing protein; this encodes MATKEAHDLARLRAEIVNSKDVPTIPVLLLRILRVVDGERASAKDLVDLMQRDQALAGRVLRLANSGFFGCAREVSSLSRAVMLLGFSTVKNLALGIKIWETMASRGGPSITALWEHSALVGAAARAIAQRTRAADPEGVFTAGLLHDLGKVVLRIHFTTVYDAVAAVGGDTPLVVRERDAFGVDHARAGAWLGASWQLPEMIVDACRDHHDELAPATPLGASVVVNLANRLVHWTDMEQGVLAPEAEAVLGGLGGLSFGTCVEIAAQLQGQKDDLRVFYGAD
- a CDS encoding DUF4143 domain-containing protein, producing the protein MLRRWVDTLTALHHGFLVRPWFKNVAKSLRKEPKWYATDWSGIADPGQRAETFVACHLLKAVQGWSDLGLGTYELRYLRDKEKREVDFVVIRDRKPWFLVEVKHADTSLSPSLAHFQRQTGARHAFQAVLEEPFVDADCFTRRDPCVVPARTLLSQLL